The following proteins are encoded in a genomic region of Stegostoma tigrinum isolate sSteTig4 chromosome 2, sSteTig4.hap1, whole genome shotgun sequence:
- the nr4a3 gene encoding nuclear receptor subfamily 4 group A member 3, producing MPCVQTQYSSSPQGASFAAQNYAYAGEYSSDLVHTESPYTKFGMDLGGTEITATTSLPSFSTFMETGYSGSYEFKPSCVYQMHSPSSQRPFIKLEDSPHHNYQPSIQHQTEDIMPSTSIYFKQSPPSTPTTPQFTTPQTSLWDEPHTLPPVTQTCMASGHILDAPMKTAPPRFPLFAFKQSPPHSPASSSHMCYEPTLNMSMGAESASAQAVMDTRQYPLHLVKGSGLGYHPMPLSQSAQSLPSPPSRGSSSGEGMCAVCGDNAACQHYGVRTCEGCKGFFKRTVQKNAKYVCLANKSCPVDKRRRNRCQYCRFQKCLSVGMVKEVVRTDSLKGRRGRLPSKPKSPLQEPSPPSPPISLMNALVRALVDSTPSSHNYTQFCAAEQPTSGADAEYVRQFYGLLATSVEITQSWAEKIPGFSELPKEDQTLLIESAFLELFVLRLSHRSAPAEDKFVFCNGLVLHRLQCLRGFGEWLDTIKEFSTNLQSLNFDVSAFACLAALVMITDRHGLKEPKKVEELQSRIISCLKEHVLFSNTGESKGQPLSKVLGIIPQLRTLCTQGLQRIFYLKLEDLVPPPAIIDKLFLDTLPF from the exons ATGCCCTGTGTGCAAACCCAATACAGCTCCTCGCCACAAGGTGCCAGTTTTGCAGCTCAGAACTACGCTTATGCTGGGGAATACAGCTCGGATTTGGTGCATACTGAATCACCTTATACGAAATTTGGCATGGACCTGGGGGGCACTGAAATCACAGCCACCACCTCCTTGCCCAGTTTCAGCACCTTTATGGAGACTGGTTATTCGGGCAGCTATGAGTTCAAACCATCGTGCGTCTATCAAATGCACTCTCCCTCCTCGCAGAGACCTTTCATTAAACTGGAAGATTCTCCCCATCACAACTATCAGCCATCGATCCAACATCAAACAGAGGACATCATGCCTTCGACCTCCATTTATTTCAAGCAGTCTCCACCATCAACCCCCACCACGCCTCAGTTCACAACTCCACAGACCTCCTTGTGGGATGAGCCTCACACGTTACCTCCAGTGACCCAGACTTGCATGGCCTCAGGCCATATCTTAGATGCTCCTATGAAGACCGCCCCGCCCAGGTTTCCGTTGTTTGCCTTCAAACAGTCCCCACCACACTCTCCAGCCTCCAGCAGCCACATGTGTTACGAACCTACGTTGAACATGTCCATGGGAGCCGAAAGTGCTTCTGCACAAGCTGTGATGGACACTCGCCAGTACCCGCTGCATTTGGTCAAGGGCTCGGGCTTGGGTTACCACCCAATGCCCCTCAGTCAGAGTGCCCAGAGCTTACCGTCTCCCCCCAGCCGAGGCTCCTCCTCTGGGGAGGGAATGTGTGCTGTGTGCGGGGACAATGCAGCCTGTCAGCACTACGGCGTGAGGACCTGCGAGGGATGCAAAGGTTTTTTTAAG AGGACCGTGCAGAAGAATGCAAAATACGTCTGTCTGGCGAACAAGAGCTGTCCAGTGGATAAGAGGCGGCGCAATCGGTGCCAGTATTGTAGGTTCCAGAAGTGTCTGAGCGTGGGCATGGTTAAAGAAG tggTCCGCACAGATAGTTTAAAAGGAAGAAGGGGTCGTCTGCCCTCCAAACCAAAAAGTCCTCTCCAGGAACCATCCCCACCCTCTCCTCCAATCAGTCTGATGAATGCTCTTGTGCGGGCACTTGTAGACTCCACTCCCAGCAGCCACAATTACACTCAG TTCTGTGCTGCTGAACAGCCGACATCTGGAGCTGATGCTGAGTATGTCCGTCAATTCTATGGCCTCCTTGCTACATCTGTGGAGATCacacagagctgggctgaaaaaaTACCAGGATTCAGTGAACTCCCGAAAGAAGATCAGACCTTGcttattgaatctgctttcctGGAACTCTTCGTACTGAGACTTTCCCACAG ATCTGCTCCAGCAGAGGATAAGTTTGTATTCTGTAATGGGCTTGTCTTGCATCGACTTCAGTGCCTTCGTGGATTTGGTGAATGGCTTGACACAATCAAGGAATTCTCTACAAATTTACAAAGCCTTAATTTTGATGTCTCAGCTTTTGCATGTCTAGCAGCTCTAGTTATGATCACAG ATCGCCATGGGTTAAAAGAACCAAAGAAAGTGGAAGAGTTGCAATCCCGAATCATCAGCTGCTTGAAGGAACATGTGTTATTCAGCAATACAGGGGAAAGCAAAGGGCAGCCATTGTCTAAGGTGCTGGGCATCATACCTCAGTTGCGTACTCTTTGCACGCAGGGGCTCCAACGTATCTTCTACCTAAAATTAGAGGACCTAGTGCCACCCCCAGCCATTATTGACAAGCTATTTCTGGATACGCTGCCTTTCTGA